A genome region from Glycine max cultivar Williams 82 chromosome 5, Glycine_max_v4.0, whole genome shotgun sequence includes the following:
- the LOC100806321 gene encoding probable DNA primase large subunit, whose translation MEIVRPQNRRNLLSSSNEAVSAPTIPLYRSAPPLEVRLEDFESFAIDRLRVLKGISDGMSRGKKAEEMENLVKDLWKVNMRHQEATQVLNKDIISHFVLRLVYCRTEDLRKWFLSMETALFRYRFRLLNAEAQRTVMEEFDLPYRAVSNVEFESIKEKLGQVARSMGQPSPTADAIFYKVPFEEVPELVAGRRVFINQGYAYVAMNQIVSLVATQFRSQLSKALILTNRKWTSSIREQEKHRLTPIVEALSSSYLGPDYSQSREYADISLKDIDQVAKSSFPLCMRHLFDKLKEDHHLKHGGRMQLGLFLKGVGLNLDDALAFWRSEFSKKVGLEKFEKQYAYNIRHNYGKEGKRTDYTPYSCQKIISSTPGAGDHHGCPYRHFSEENLRAALSGMGVNSQAMEDVMDKVRNRHYQLACTLTFEALHGMPCDAGINHPNQYFSDSQKILKPKKDSSA comes from the exons ATGGAGATCGTTCGTCCTCAGAATCGCAGAAACTTGTTGTCCTCCTCCAACGAAGCCGTTTCTGCTCCCACCATTCCCCTCTATCGCTCTGCTCCCCCACTTGAAGTCAGGCTCGAGGATTTCGAGTCCTTCGCCATCGATCGCCTCCGAG TTCTCAAGGGGATTTCTGATGGTATGTCACGGGGGAAAAAAGCGGAAGAAATGGAGAATTTG GTAAAGGACCTGTGGAAAGTGAATATGAGACATCAAGAGGCAACTCAGGTTCTGAACAAGGATATTATATCTCATTTTGTTCTACGTCTGGTGTATTGCAGAAC GGAGGACTTGAGGAAATGGTTTCTTTCCATGGAAACTGCACTCTTTCGCTACCGTTTTCGTCTTCTGAATGCTGAAGCTCAG AGGACAGTCATGGAAGAATTTGACCTTCCTTACAGGGCCGTTAGCAATGTGGAATTTGAG AGCATAAAAGAGAAATTGGGACAAGTTGCACGTTCTATGGGTCAGCCTTCACCTACTG CTGATGCTATCTTCTACAAG GTACCGTTTGAAGAAGTTCCAGAGCTTGTTGCTGGACGGAGAGTGTTTATAAATCAAGGATATGCATATGTTGCAATGAATCAG ATTGTTTCACTTGTAGCCACACAATTCCGCAGTCAGCTGTCAAAGGCACTTATCCTTACAAACAG AAAATGGACATCTTCAATTAGAGAGCAAGAGAAACATAGGTTGACTCCT ATTGTGGAAGCCCTGTCCTCAAGTTATCTGGGTCCTGATTATTCTCAG TCAAGAGAATATGCTGATATATCATTAAAGGACATAGATCAAGTTGCCAAGAGCTCATTTCCTTTGTGCATGCGTCACCTATTTGATAAG CTGAAAGAGGATCATCATTTAAAGCATGGAGGGAGGATGCAACTAGGCCTCTTTCTGAAG GGTGTTGGCTTAAATCTGGATGATGCACTTGCATTTTGGAGGTCAGAGTTCTCTAAAAAG GTTGGTTTGGAGAAGTTTGAGAAACAATATGCATACAACATACGCCATAATTATGGAAAGGAAGGGAAGAGAACT GATTATACTCCCTATTCTTGTCAAAAGATTATTTCATCAACTCCTGGAGCTGGGGATCATCATGGTTGCCCCTATCGACATTTCAG TGAAGAGAACCTAAGAGCTGCTCTTAGCGGAATGGGGGTAAACAGTCAAGCAATGGAAGATGTGATGGACAAAGTGAGAAATAGACATTATCAG TTGGCTTGCACCTTGACATTTGAAGCTCTTCATGGCATGCCGTGTGATGCAGGGATTAACCATCCAAATCAATACTTCAGTGACAGTCAAAAGATATTAAAGCCAAAG AAGGATTCTTCAGCCTAA
- the LOC100787423 gene encoding amino acid transporter AVT1H — protein MLKSLRKSLSLQQKCLQHKNQVDNAESVHGANLANCIFCVEETKQCKCDHNNIEDTKSAEGGTNLDAEHDSEANCSFTHAVINMVGMLIGLGQLSTPYALEQGGWTSAFLLIGLGVICAYSSHLLGKCLEKNTKLRSYVDIGGHAFGAKGRIMATTFIYMEIFMALVSYTISLHDNLNSIFSGMHLKLQLAKLSTLQLLTIGAVLIALPSLWLRDLSSISFLLTGGILMSLVIFVSIASTPIFGGVQINHKIPLLHLHSIPSISGLYIFSYGGHIVFPNLYKAMKDPSKFTKVSIVSFTLVTLLYTTLGFMGGKMFGPDVNSQVTLSMPPKLFVTKIALWATVVTPMTKYALEFAPFAIQLEKRLPKFNSGRTKMIIRSSVGSFLLLVILALALSVPYFEHVLCLTGSLVSVAICLIFPCAFYIKICWGQISKPLFVLNLSIITCGFLLGVMGTISSSNLLVKHFLQAQSA, from the exons ATGTTGAAATCTTTGCGGAAAAGCCTAAGCCTTCAACAGAAGTGTCTCCAGCACAAGAACCAAGTTGATAACGCTGAGTCAGTGCATGGTGCAAACCTGGCAAATTGCATTTTTTGCGTGGAGGAAACTAAACAATGCAAGTGTGACCACAACAACATTGAGGATACAAAGAGTGCAGAAGGGGGCACCAATTTAGATGCAGAGCATGACTCCGAAGCCAATTGTTCTTTCACTCATGCTGTCATCAATATGGTCGGGATGCTCATA GGTCTGGGGCAATTATCAACTCCATATGCTCTAGAGCAAGGAGGGTGGACATCTGCATTTTTGCTTATAGGACTCGGTGTGATATGTGCATATAGTTCTCATTTACTTGGGAAATGCCTAGAAAAGAACACCAAGTTAAGAAGTTACGTGGACATTGGGGGTCATGCATTTGGTGCAAAAGGAAGAATCATGGCTACAACTTTCATCTACATGGAGATCTTCATGGCCCTTGTTTCCTACACCATCTCATTGCATGACAACTTGAATTCAATCTTCTCAGGGATGCATCTGAAGCTCCAATTGGCAAAACTATCTACATTACAGCTCCTGACCATTGGTGCAGTGTTGATTGCTCTGCCTAGTTTGTGGCTCAGAGATCTCTCTTCCATATCTTTCCTTTTAACTGGTGGCATTCTCATGTCCCTTGTCATTTTTGTGTCAATAGCATCCACTCCAATTTTTGGAGGTGTTCAAATTAATCATAAGATACCCCTCCTCCACCTCCACAGCATTCCTTCAATTTCTGGCCTTTACATCTTCAGCTATGGAGGACACATTGTTTTCCCTAATTTGTATAAAGCCATGAAAGACCCCTCAAAGTTTACCAAG GTATCTATAGTGAGCTTCACATTAGTTACATTACTTTACACGACCTTGGGTTTCATGGGTGGCAAAATGTTTGGGCCGGATGTCAATTCTCAGGTAACCCTCAGCATGCCACCAAAGCTTTTTGTAACAAAGATTGCTCTGTGGGCAACCGTGGTGACGCCTATGACCAAATATGCCCTTGAATTTGCACCTTTCGCTATTCAGTTAGAGAAAAGGCTTCCCAAGTTTAACAGTGGCAGGACAAAAATGATAATTAGGAGTAGTGTGGGTTCATTTTTGCTTTTGGTTATACTAGCCCTTGCTCTTTCAGTGCCATATTTTGAACATGTACTCTGCCTCACTGGTTCTCTAGTTAGTGTTGCAATTTGTTTGATTTTCCCATGTGCTTTCTACATAAAAATTTGTTGGGGTCAAATATCAAAGCCTCTCTTTGTCCTAAACCTCTCTATCATCACATGTGGGTTTCTTCTTGGGGTCATGGGCACCATTTCCTCCTCAAACTTGCTAGTGAAACATTTTCTACAAGCTCAATCTGCTTGA
- the LOC100806852 gene encoding rho GDP-dissociation inhibitor 1 has product MSAAVSATKDVPFNAHLEEDIKNKGSNKVVGEADRLPYNDDAEGTDSETEEDPKLELDLGPQFSLREQLEKDKDDESLRKWKEQLLGGIDVSAVGENKEPEVKIVSLTIICPGRPDLILPIPFTSESKNSIFTLKEGSQYRLKFSFTVSNNIVSGLKYTNVVWKTGLRVDNTKKMLGTYSPSQEPYTYELEEETTPSGLFARGTYSARTKFVDDDHKCYLDTSYHFEIQKNWSTPI; this is encoded by the exons ATGTCTGCTGCTGTGTCTGCAACCAAGGATGTTCCCTTCAATGCTCATCTGGAGGAAGATATCAAAAACAAAGGAAGCAACAAGGTTGTTGGGGAAGCAGACCGGCTTCCTTACAATGATGATGCCGAAGGAACTGATTCAGAGACAGAGGAAGACCCCAAGTTGGAATTGGATCTTGGTCCTCAGTTTTCCCTCAGGGAACAGCTTGAGAAAGATAAA gatGATGAGAGTTTGAGAAAATGGAAGGAGCAACTTCTGGGAGGTATTGATGTGTCTGCTGTTGGAG AAAACAAAGAGCCAGAAGTGAAGATAGTGAGCCTCACCATAATATGTCCAGGGAGGCCTGACCTCATTCTGCCAATTCCATTTACTTCTGAATCTAAGAATAGTATCTTCACCCTTAAGGAAGGAAGTCAATATCGCTTGAAATTCTCCTTCACTGTCTCCAACAACATTGTTTCTGGCCTCAAATACACCAATGTTGTTTGGAAAACTGGGCTTAGAG TGGACAACACAAAAAAGATGTTGGGAACTTATAGCCCAAGCCAGGAACCATATACATATGAATTGGAAGAAGAAACTACCCCTTCGGGGTTGTTTGCTAGGGGAACCTATTCAGCAAGAACCAag tttGTAGATGATGATCACAAATGCTACTTGGATACTAGTTACCACTTTGAAATTCAGAAGAATTGGTCTACACCCATCTAA